In the Microtus pennsylvanicus isolate mMicPen1 chromosome 6, mMicPen1.hap1, whole genome shotgun sequence genome, one interval contains:
- the Mlycd gene encoding malonyl-CoA decarboxylase, mitochondrial, protein MRCLGPGLRARRLFPPRYPPQPPGPRAPRLCSGLTAGAMDELLRRAVPPTPAYELREKTPAPAEAQCADFVSFYGGLGETAQRAELLSRLAQGFGVDHGQVAEQSAGVLQLRQQSREVAVLLQAEDRLRYALVPRYRGLFHHISKLDGGVRFLVQLRADLLEAQALKLVEGPHVREMNGVLKSMLSEWFSSGFLSLERVTWHSPCEVLQKISECEAVHPVKNWMDMKRRVGPYRRCYFFSHCSTPGEPLVVLHVALTGDISNNIQGIVKEDPPSETEERNRISAAVFYSISLTQQGLQGVELGTFLIKRVVKELQKEFPHLGAFSSLSPIPGFTKWLLGLLNVQGKEHGRNELFTDSECKEISEVTGDPVHESLKGFLSNGEWVKSEKLVQALQGPLMRLCAWYLYGEKHRGYALNPVANFHLQNGAVMWRINWMADSSLKGLTSSCGLMVNYRYYLEETGTNRITYLGSKNIKASEQVLSLVAQFQKNSKL, encoded by the exons ATGAGATGCCTTGGACCAGGTTTGAGGGCTCGGCGCCTGTTCCCACCCCGCTACCCGCCGCAGCCGCCGGGGCCTCGGGCGCCTCGGCTGTGCAGCGGGCTCACGGCTGGCGCCATGGACGAGCTGCTGCGGCGAGCCGTGCCACCCACGCCGGCCTATGAGCTGCGCGAGAAGACGCCGGCGCCCGCCGAGGCGCAGTGCGCCGACTTCGTGAGCTTCTACGGCGGCCTGGGCGAGACGGCCCAGCGCGCCGAGCTGCTCAGTCGCCTAGCGCAGGGCTTCGGCGTGGACCACGGCCAGGTGGCCGAGCAGAGCGCCGGGGTGCTGCAGCTGCGCCAGCAGTCGCGCGAGGTGGCCGTGCTGCTGCAGGCCGAGGACCGGCTGCGCTATGCGCTCGTGCCGCGCTACCGCGGCCTCTTCCATCACATCAGCAAGCTGGACGGCGGCGTGCGCTTTCTGGTGCAGCTGCGGGCCGATCTGCTGGAGGCGCAAGCCCTCAAGCTGGTGGAGGGGCCGCACGTCCGG GAAATGAATGGAGTACTGAAGAGCATGCTGTCCGAGTGGTTCTCCTCTGGCTTCCTGAGCCTGGAGCGGGTCACCTGGCACTCCCCCTGTGAGGTGCTTCAGAAGATCAGTGA GTGTGAGGCTGTGCATCCTGTGAAAAACTGGATGGACATGAAGCGGCGTGTGGGGCCATACCGGAGATGCTACTTCTTCTCCCATTGCTCCACCCCTGGGGAGCCCCTGGTTGTCCTACATGTGGCTCTGACCGGTGACATTTCCAACAACATCCAG GGCATCGTGAAGGAGGACCCTCCATCTGAAACGGAGGAGAGGAACAGGATCTCTGCTGCTGTCTTCTACTCCATCAGCCTGACCCAGCAGGGCCTGCAGGGGGTGGAGCTCGGGACCTTCCTCATAAAGCGAGTTGTCAAGGAACTGCAG AAGGAGTTTCCTCACTTGGGGGCCTTCTCAAGCCTGTCGCCTATACCTGGATTCACCAAGTGGCTTCTTGGGCTCCTGAATGTGCAGGGAAAGGAGCATGGGAGGAACGAGCTATTCACAGACTCAGAGTGCAAAGAAATCTCAGAGGTCACAGGTGACCCGGTTCACGAGAGCCTCAAGGGCTTCCTGAGCAATGGTGAGTGGGTGAAGTCAGAGAAACTGGTGCAGGCACTGCAGGGCCCACTGATGAGgttgtgtgcctggtacctgtatGGTGAGAAGCACCGAGGCTACGCCCTCAACCCAGTGGCCAACTTCCATCTACAGAATGGGGCCGTGATGTGGCGTATCAACTGGATGGCTGACAGCAGCCTGAAAGGCCTCACTAGCTCCTGTGGCCTCATGGTCAACTACCGCTACTACCTGGAGGAGACGGGCACCAACAGAATCACCTACCTGGGCTCCAAGAACATCAAAGCCTCTGAGCAGGTCCTCAGCCTAGTGGCCCAGTTCCAGAAGAACAGCAAGCTCTAG